Within Montipora foliosa isolate CH-2021 chromosome 3, ASM3666993v2, whole genome shotgun sequence, the genomic segment TGATGCACTCTAATTAGATTCCACTTTATATGAATAGAGTTGTAGTTTTACGAGCTAGTGGAACACTCCGCGAAAACCTTGAGACAAGCATGACTCACCTTTGCTGACACTAAACTGTAGCAGCTCTGGCTGAGGTAAATACGGGTGAAGTTCCACTATCAAAAACAAAAGtacgagaagacaaaacaaaaatccaGTGGCGTAACTGAAAACAGCAAGGAAAAACTGTTTATCAAGTATGGTAAGACATGACCACAAAGGGTCACCAAGCCCTGATCTTTGGCTAACAGCAGGGAACTGTACGCGCGAGATATTACCACGAAACACGAAGTTATTGAATTAATTATTACCGTCGGACGGTCGCAGACTCTGCTATGATCTGAGAGGTTATACAGAGAAACGATACATCCTTCACTCTGTCACACAAAAGGCGTGGAAGATTTTGTAATAATCAAATTTAAATTTCTGGAATTGAATGAGCAatttgttatttcttttaatCAACAACCTGTGTATAGTGAAACGGTTGTAACACATCTAAGGATCGCTACCGGGCCACATAAAGATCTCTTGAGACAGTTGTGAGATGATGAAGGGAAATCTTAATTTGATCCATCCCTTCCGCTAAAAGGAGAAGTAAATGTTCACAACACAATATTGgtgatttaattaattaattaattatttatttatttatttatttaagtaagtaagtaagtaagtaggtaagtaagtaagtaagtaagtaggtaagtaatcAGGAGTACCCGGCCATTCGAATTCGAAGCAACGCGTCCTCGATCCATGCTTACGCGGCTACGTGGCTACTAAGTCATGAGCTAAGTAAAATGAGAAAGTGACTGAGCGAGTACACTGTGAGCGAGTGACTGAGCGAGCAAACGGGTGAACTGTGAGTACGTAAGTTTCCATTGTACTTTTATCATAGTGACGATCATCGCTATCGTATGCCTCACGTTTTTTTGATGCTCTAAGAACAACATGGGTATACCTAGAgggttttttaaaaataatttgattttattttttggaCGGTATCTTATGGAGATGGAGCTTAGccattgtttgaacaagaaCGTTATCAGGAATGAACCGCTTCAAGTAGTCGTATTTGGTTTGCCTTGAGGCAGCCTAAACATTAGTTTTAACTGCAAGAGGTACAATAAACCGATTGTTCAGTGAGTAATAGTAAATGGCAATAATATTTCGGATATCTATCATTTGTTTATACCTTGGTTACATGCAGGTGGTATATTCGCAGTTTTTAAGAGATTTGTCGTCTGCTTGATGGTAAAGTTTGAGATTCCAATTGCTTTGCAAAGACCTCGTtccacaagttgctccatggCCTGTTAAGGTGAAGTTTTAGACGTAAGCATGCTGGGGACTAAGTATGTGTACGTAGATGTTATGCAGGCAACTTAACGAGCGGCGgagccgcgcggagaatggggaggagCGCCCTCCTCATTCTCCACGCGGCTTTTCCCTCTCGGGCCAACAATACCGCCGGATCCCCTCGGGCATGAGCGGGGGAATGCGGGGTCATTCCCTTCTTGGTCCCCCAGCAAACGGGTCCCCGCATACCTGAGGGAACAGTCACTCCATGGTCGGCGGTTTTCATGTTCGCGCCACATGGTAAATTAGAGTATCGTCGCTTTGCTTCGTTTCGGAACAATGGGATGCTTTGCGAAGTCACGGACCAAGAAAGGCTGTTGTAGCTGACAATCTAAAGGGCTTGGTATTGAAACTATAGTTAAGCACATTTTCTGATTTGATATTGAAACTTTAATAAAATCAAGGTGTTAATTAAATGGCTTAATGTCTGCCAACAATATAGGATAGTACGCTCAGAGATGTTCGTGTGGAACATTAGTACTTCACTTTTACCTCCAGGGAACGAGGATTGCTCTTGCTTTCACTTTCATATAAAAAGTGAAGCCCCGTTCATGCCCGAGGCGGCAGGTACAAAGCAGAGGTCAcccacaggtcacaagtcacaggtcattgttttaccaataatcgatagtatcctaaacattcattaaatctaaccttaggcctaatcgTAGCATTGGTAAACGGTTAGCTACATAGGCTTAtttctgtattagtaaaacaatgacctatgACCTGTGTTTGTACCTGCCCTGAACGGAGGTCAGGTGGGAGTCAGAGGGTTTCCAAATGACTGGTACACTCATTTCGATAGTGACTCGGagatttttgaaacaaatacgAGTGCTCTGGTTGGGATATTCTTAGTCACTGAGCTATCAGAGATGCTCAGGTGgcaattattattgtcttcCTATATACGGTTAGGCCTGATGTGGTCGAAATGGTGCATTCTGGCTATTgtaatgaatgaaaattgttaacGTCGGTCAATTAAACAAATAGATGTGGTAAAGTAACACCTCTTCAGCCCTCCATTTTTCTTGCAACATTTGCAAGTTCTGCATCTTTTTTGGACCTTATTCATCAATGGATCATTGGTGGCTGTGTTTCTGTTCTCTCATGACCATTACGAAAATTAGCCAACCAGACAATTATTAGAAAGTGATTTCTTGCTTATGAAAGGTGGGCAGCTTTAACTGTATCTGTTTTATCAAAGTATAGATCTAGACCTTTCGTGTCTTTGCCACATTCACCTGCCAAGTCTTTGCCATTTCTTCTTTTGAATAACCGAGAGTTCCTTCAGCTATGGAGTTAGGAAATGGTGACTCTTTCTTGAAAGCAATTGGATAGTGGATctattcaaaacaaaatagcttaCAATATTTAAAAAGTTACTATTTTATTTTCCTATGTTCAAAACACCTTAATAATATCCTTGATTGAATCAAAGAAAGAATAAGTTTTCAGAAAACAGGAGAACTAGGGCACTCGGAGAAAATTCAACCTCTCAAACCTGGCCCCAGTTAAGTTCAAACTAAAGATAGGGCTATCAGCTGGATAATCACTATCCAGTAgataagtcatagcaaaaccaaATGTTTTATCGAATGGATTattagtgatttatccagtggggTTAgcacaatgtgcgagccagcgagccatgcgagtcatccgagccatggctgcgagtcatgtgagCCAACATGGCAAGCCAtacgagtcaacatgcgagtcacagttattgaaagctaaccgttttaaaatggctgcttagacttaataactatttatcagcgctatttgaaatgggtgcttagacgtACATGCGAAATTCAAATGGCTCGCATGgttcgcagattgtccagcccctatccagtggatagcgttatccaccttttgactGACAACTTGATGAGTAAAACAGTACAAAGACATATTATAGGCCAGTTTTACATGAAATGCATGATTAATATTCAAAGTAATATTCATGTCGACAGTCTACTCACAAGATATAGGTCCAGGTACTTCAACTGCAAATGTTTAAGAGTTGTTTGACAAGCTGGTAATACATCCTCTGGAGCCTGACTGTTACACCTAATTTCAGAAATATTATAAAAGTTAAGCATTAAAGTCCATTGTGTGCAGCTGAGTTGATGGGAATAACTACACTATATATATTGTGGCTAGACCTATCTTAGAATGCCATATTTTAGGAACATAAAGCCAAATCACAATCTACATTAGTGACAGTTCAAATCGCACAAAAGCAGATCATAATCTTTAATATCAATTCAAAATAGAGCGTTCAAGAGAGCTGTAACAGGACCACCCTTCTAAGGTGCCCCCGATTAGTagcggcaggtattttttgcaggttgcaggttgaaatttcattataactgaAAAACCGCCGGCACTAAtaagcgatagacttgccgtgactgttacatgaaaagctaatcttaggcctaaagaaaagttttcaggcctaaggttagcttttcaagtaacagtcacggcaagtctatcgcttattagtgccagcggtttttcagttataatgaaatttcaacctgcaacctgcaaaaaatacctgccagATTAGTAGGCTAAGTGTAGCCGGCTAGAATCGAATGAGACACGTTATTAAACTTGCTTATGTGGTTTGACAGAAGATCTTTAATCCAGAAACAACCTGTTGGTGAGAGAAAAATGTCTTTTACCTTGTTGGGACCTATAATCATGGCCTTATTGATCTTCAATAACAGGTGCAAGCAGAAAAAGACAGGAAAAAAGAAAGTATTCCGTTTTTGCCTGTGAGGGGTTCATTGCAAGTGACAATAGACAGTTTTATTGTTGAAGctaaggcccggttcaaacaTCGAACTTTTCATATGCCtagactaatgcaaatgagcaaaaacaatagatttttgtcatttgcattagattcagcaCAGGAAAAGTTCGACTTTTGAGCTACgccttagttacctggcctaagaatggaagcgaggctgttGGTGACCTTGTTTGATACAAACTTTTGTGCTTTTCTATTGTTACTGTAGACGAATGTAgcccttggtgcaagaggtcccgagttcgattcctggatctcacatccttgtttcgacttctctcCTTTCAGtttagcttaagtagctttaaatacccttaaaacggaacactgatggagaggggggagtaaaatgagcccACCGTCGACCTTAGGTTTGTCAGTTTAATTACTGTTATGAGTCATCGACATTAAATATGgtcgctttactttacttttactttactaattagaattacaatttacatgataaaagcagtgagatCTGTATCAATACAACTTAGTGACTGGCAACCTTGCAGCCAttataggctaggtcactgagcaaacaactgtacaATGACCTCTAATAATGTTGTTGTCCATTCTTTGCTCCACaaagacaaaatacaaaatgacATCAAACCACATGCATAGAGGCCTTTTTATTATCTAATTTACCAGAGTTTAGAAACTATGAAGAGATCTTCTCGTTTTATTTTCCCCTCGTTAAAGACTTCAGTCAGTGTTTCACCAATTTCTTCCTCGTTGCCGTAAATATGTGCACCATCTATGTGTTTGTATCCATTTTCTATAGCAATCCTCACAGCTTTACCAACTTCTCCCTTTTTTGATTGCCATGTTCTGCAAGTTCAAGCAGAACAAACAatacaacaatattattattagacgAGAATTGGAAATCATCCCAGCTAAGCAGTTACctagaaagcctgaaaaaagcCTGCGATTGCACTGCGCTGTAGTGAAGCACATTCACATGGACATGCAGAGGTTCGTATGGAAAGCCATAACGTTCTTATGTAATCTTTATTCTTTTAGTCTTGAAATGTTGTCTTGATGTTTTGGAGTTTTCTCATAGTGTACTGTGGCAACATTATTATGTAGTGAGGTTTTGTAGTTACATGACCGTCACGAGGTTTCATGGTCACTTGTTATGTTTCCATCAAGATGGACTGAGGTCTTCttttgacgtgctgtgtttaTAATCACATGAAGGGAGAAACTCGACGTCATAAAAGAACCTCACCACATAAAATGTACACACAGCGCgtcaaaagaagacctcaacacatgcatcatgatggaaacacaaTACGTCACCATCAAACCTCGTCACATCATGacaaaacctcaccacataatgacaaaacgaCCCCACAAGGCAAAACTTCAAGCCCCTTTTTAGGCTCTCGTCGCTTTGCTGCTTAATGTTGTGTTATCGTACATAACGTGTTATCAAGCAGGAGACACGAGGAAGTATAACTGAAACTTGGCGTTCGTTTAGCCTACACGTAATTAATTTTCCGTAGTCGAATAACACGACATGGTGCACTAATAATGGCAGCTAGTGGGATCCGAAAGcctttcagttaaaaaaaaaaaaaagaagttatgGGATCCAGAAGCGTTCAAACGAAGAAAATAAGAAGAATGACTGATGACAGATCCAGCGCCAAACGAAGCCGCTGATTCAGCTCAATTACAAGAAGGGCTGAGTGCACAACAACTAGCGATTCAACAGGTATCTGTAGCAAACTATCAAGGTTCACGgcagaaaaaaatttgtttcaaaCCTGAGAACTGGCCACAATGGATTAGGTGTTTCGAGAGATTTCGAAAAACAACAAGACTCGACCAAAAAGAAGGCGAGAACCAAGGTAAACACTCTGATTTATTCAATTGGTGAAGAAGCCGATGACGTTGTAGTGTCATTCGGACTTACAAATGGACAAGCAAAGCGGTACAACATCGTTAACGACAAGTTTGAGATTATTTTGTGGTCAAGAGAAATGTGATATTTGAACACGCTAAATTCAACCGCATCTTCCTACATTACCCAACATTAATTAGCCATTAATTAAGTCCTACTCTCTACCCTTAGCCTAAAGAAAAGAGCATTTCCTTGTTAATACAGTGTGGGGGTGTACCCAGCCTACTTACAAGGAGGGGTTCCAACTTATCGAAAAATTCAAGAGAGTTCACTGATTTTCTAGGCATTGAGAAAGCATGTGCCGTGCGTGTCACGTTATATTGATTTTGAAGAAACCAAAATTTTCTTGACGTATCAACTCGTACATTCTGTTCTGCTCTAGGATTCTGTTCTCATTTCTCAATCAATAAACAGAAGGTCAGTGAGCAAATGACAGATATCAATGGTGTTTTTTAGCAGAGATTTCAATTAAAGCATCAAATGAATGTAAATATTCTGGTTATGGTGAATGTTCAAAACAGCTTGAATTTGAAAAAGTCAAAACTTCGAAAGCGCTGGAACCCCTGGAACCCTCCCCTGGGAACACCCCTGTAGTAAATCGAACAACCAACTCACCCCAATGCAATCAAGGGCATGAATTCTCCATTGTTAAGT encodes:
- the LOC137994469 gene encoding aldo-keto reductase family 1 member A1-like produces the protein MNVITPRSKMYCHHGPHCGLTKEAQESVKLNNGEFMPLIALGTWQSKKGEVGKAVRIAIENGYKHIDGAHIYGNEEEIGETLTEVFNEGKIKREDLFIVSKLWCNSQAPEDVLPACQTTLKHLQLKYLDLYLIHYPIAFKKESPFPNSIAEGTLGYSKEEMAKTWQAMEQLVERGLCKAIGISNFTIKQTTNLLKTANIPPACNQVELHPYLPQPELLQFSVSKGIVLTAYSPLGSPDRPWDKSKEPVLLENAVLQKIADKHNATIALVALAWGIKRKTPVLPKSASEKHIKENIKALDLKLDEDDMKAIENIGVHLRYFKPTWMYKAEEVPEDLWED